The following are encoded together in the Anabrus simplex isolate iqAnaSimp1 chromosome 5, ASM4041472v1, whole genome shotgun sequence genome:
- the LOC136874729 gene encoding ankyrin-1, translating into MAEELERSLKEWENYRMWEEVLKERETVIEQREKALEKKVKEVEKACHDRERACTDRVKEVERACEDRVEEMERTSKDRKKEVGRACEDRVEEVERSCKDRERACKDREKEVERTCKDRVEEVERACKDKEKEVERACKDRLEEVERACKDRENEVERTCKDRVEEVERACKHREEEVERSCKGRENEVKRTCKFGEKVAQQRELMCDKRENLPCQRERKWQDKEEGPQWWELLSQYDPGHMILQQTLNWAAVEGYISVVNFLLARNPCVDWKRTALNHAAEKGQLDVVKALVEEEKNLGQGDCLSFGRCEIDVNVGIHTRGLPALLLAAKEGHVELVSYLLEEGGWSGELLGGALVAGAQWGHLEVVRYLVEEGGWSRELLGSALVQASRWGHFHMVRYLTAQDHNSLNVKSDGGYTPLHLAAQCGHLGVVKHLTTLDHATPNAKTSGGYIPLHLAAQYGHLEIVEHLTSLDRTNLNVKATDDYTPLHLAAQCGHLGVVKHLTTLDHAIPNVKTGGGYTPLHLAAQCGHLWVVKHLAALDHASLNAKADDGYTPLHLAAREGHLQVVKHFTTLGHIRLNVKTRGSYTPLHLATRKGHLEVVKHLTTLDHTSLHIKASGGYTLLHLAVREGHLEVVKYLTTLDHTSLNIQASGGYTPLHLAVWEGHLQVVKHLTTLDHTSLNFKASGCYTPLHLAAQRGHLEIVMHLATPDSVSINVKDNDGWTPLKLAIRAGHLEVVKYLTTLDHISLSIKDCDGWTPLHLAAEYGHLEVVMRLTTLDHASLSVQTSDGWTPLHLASDNGHLEVVKHLTGLDHASVNIKASGGNTPLHLAVGAGHLEIVKHLTSVDHAVLNVKDSDGRTPLDVAKRWGHLEVVHFIEQLS; encoded by the coding sequence ATGGCAGAAGAATTGGAGAGAAGTCTTAAGGAGTGGGAGAACTACCGGATGTGGGAAGAAGTactgaaagagagagagacagtgaTAGAGCAGCGGGAAAAGGCACTTGAGAAGAAAGTAAAGGAAGTGGAGAAAGCATGTCATGACAGAGAGAGAGCCTGTACAGACAGAGTAAAGGAAGTGGAGAGAGCATGTGAGGACAGAGTAGAGGAGATGGAAAGAACATCTAAGGACAGAAAAAAAGAAGTGGGGAGAGCATGTGAGGATAGAGTGGAGGAGGTAGAAAGGTCATGTAAGGACAGGGAGAGGGCATGTAAAGACAGAGAAAAGGAAGTAGAAAGAACTTGTAAGGACAGAGTGGAGGAGGTGGAGAGAGCATGTAAGGACAAAGAAAAGGAGGTGGAGAGAGCATGTAAGGACAGACTGGAGGAGGTGGAGAGGGCATGTAAAGACAGAGAAAACGAAGTGGAGAGAACTTGTAAAGACAGAGTGGAGGAAGTGGAAAGAGCCTGTAAGCACAGAGAGGAGGAGGTGGAGAGATCATGTAAGGGCAGAGAGAATGAGGTGAAAAGAACATGTAAGTTCGGAGAGAAGGTTGCTCAGCAACGAGAGCTGATGTGTGATAAGAGAGAGAACCTTCCTTGCCAGAGAGAGAGGAAATGGCAGGATAAGGAGGAAGGACCACAGTGGTGGGAACTGCTTTCCCAATATGATCCGGGTCACATGATCCTTCAGCAAACACTAAATTGGGCAGCTGTAGAGGGATATATTAGTGTGGTGAATTTCCTCCTTGCAAGAAATCCATGTGTCGATTGGAAGCGCACTGCATTGAACCATGCTGCAGAGAAGGGACAGCTGGATGTAGTGAAGGCTCTGGTAGAGGAGGAGAAAAATCTGGGCCAAGGGGACTGTCTTTCGTTTGGAAGGTGCGAAATCGACGTGAACGTCGGCATCCACACTCGAGGACTGCCTGCATTGCTCTTGGCAGCAAAAGAGGGCCACGTGGAATTGGTGAGTTACCTGTTAGAGGAGGGAGGTTGGAGTGGGGAGTTGCTAGGCGGTGCTCTTGTAGCAGGTGCTCAGTGGGGGCACCTTGAGGTGGTGAggtacctggtggaggagggaggttGGAGTAGGGAGTTGTTGGGTAGTGCTCTTGTTCAAGCCTCTCGGTGGGGGCACTTCCATATGGTCAGGTACCTCACCGCTCAAGACCACAATAGTCTCAATGTTAAGTCTGATGGTGGTTACACCCCACTTCACCTGGCTGCACAGTGTGGTCACCTTGGTGTAGTGAAGCACCTCACCACTCTAGACCATGCTACTCCCAATGCGAAGACTAGTGGTGGTTACATTCCACTCCACCTCGCTGCACAGTATGGTCACCTCGAGATAGTGGAGCACCTCACCTCTCTAGACCGTACTAATCTCAATGTAAAAGCTACTGATGATTACACTCCACTTCACCTTGCTGCACAGTGTGGTCACCTTGGGGTAGTGAAGCACCTTACCACTCTAGACCATGCTATTCCCAATGTTAAGACTGGTGGCGGCTACACCCCACTTCACTTGGCTGCACAGTGTGGTCACCTTTGGGTAGTGAAGCACCTTGCTGCTCTAGACCATGCTAGTCTCAATGCTAAGGCTGATGATGGTTATACACCACTCCATCTGGCTGCAAGGGAAGGCCACCTTCAGGTGGTGAAGCACTTCACCACTCTAGGCCACATTCGTCTCAATGTTAAAACTCGTGGCAGTTACACACCACTCCACCTGGCTACAAGGAAAGGTCATCTTGAGGTAGTAAAGCACCTCACCACTCTAGACCACACTAGTCTCCACATTAAGGCTAGTGGTGGTTACACACTACTTCACTTGGCTGTAAGGGAaggtcaccttgaggtagtgaagTACCTTACCACTCTAGACCACACTAGTCTCAACATTCAGGCTAGTGGCGGTTACACACCACTCCACCTGGCTGTATGGGAAGGTCACCTCCAGGTAGTGAAGCACCTCACCACTCTAGACCACACTAGTCTCAATTTTAAGGCTAGTGGCTGTTACACACCACTCCACCTGGCAGCACAGCGTGGTCACCTAGAAATAGTGATGCACCTCGCCACTCCAGACAGTGTTAGTATTAACGTTAAGGATAACGATGGTTGGACTCCTCTCAAGCTGGCTATAAGAGCaggtcaccttgaggtagtgaagTACCTCACTACTCTGGACCACATTAGTCTCAGTATTAAGGATTGTGATGGTTGGACTCCTCTCCACCTGGCTGCAGAATATGGTCACCTTGAGGTTGTGATGCGCCTCACCACTCTAGATCATGCTAGTCTCAGTGTTCAGACTAGTGATGGTTGGACTCCACTCCACCTGGCATCAGACAAcggtcaccttgaggtagtgaagCATCTCACCGGTCTGGACCACGCTAGTGTGAATATTAAGGCTAGTGGTGGCAACACTCCTCTTCACCTGGCTGTAGGGGCGGGTCACCTTGAGATAGTGAAGCACCTCACCAGCGTGGACCACGCTGTTCTCAATGTTAAGGATAGTGATGGTCGCACTCCACTGGACGTAGCCAAACGCTGGGGTCACCTTGAGGTGGTTCACTTCATAGAGCAGTTGTCATGA